In one Candidatus Peribacter riflensis genomic region, the following are encoded:
- a CDS encoding CTP synthase: protein MDTRFIVVTGGVCSSLGKGIAISSIGAIMKACGFKVFVQKLDPYLNVDPGTMSPFQHGEVFVTNDGAETDLDLGHYERFIDEPMSRHSTVTTGQIYLDVLGKERKGDFLGGTIQVVPHITDTIKRRVMEAAAESGADIMMIEIGGTVGDIEGQPFLEAVRQLKSELGPTRLFHVHLTLLPYLKGSKELKTKPTQHSVGELRRHGLQPDMILARADYRVSPELLAKISRFTDVQSEAVIPALTVSSIYDVPLNFQKYDIARIIGEKLQLGVLTPDMAEWERGRERYEAATKAVPIALVGKYTDLEDAYLSVIEAIKSAAVHAGHKAEVTWVDSELLEKPAADADDEAQKAHKEEWKKLESCKGIVVPGGFGLRGIEGKIAAAHYARVNKIPYLGLCLGAQILTIEFARAMLKDPELTSEEFDEAGKLSKSKYVVHFLPGQHAGRAKGGTLRLGAYKCTLKEGTRAFEAYGTKEISERHRHRYEFNNALRKKLEEKGLVFSGEWEEQGIMEIVEVKGHPFMLGSQFHPEFQSRPHRPHPLFAAFMKATVS from the coding sequence ATGGATACCCGCTTCATCGTGGTCACGGGTGGGGTGTGCAGCTCGCTCGGCAAGGGAATCGCCATTTCCTCCATCGGGGCGATCATGAAAGCGTGCGGATTTAAAGTATTCGTGCAGAAACTCGATCCCTATCTCAACGTGGATCCGGGCACGATGAGTCCGTTCCAGCATGGCGAGGTGTTCGTCACCAATGACGGAGCGGAGACCGATCTGGATCTGGGTCACTACGAGCGTTTCATCGATGAGCCGATGAGCCGTCACTCCACGGTGACAACGGGCCAAATCTACCTGGATGTGCTGGGCAAGGAACGCAAGGGGGATTTTCTCGGTGGGACGATTCAGGTGGTGCCGCACATCACCGATACCATCAAGCGCCGGGTCATGGAGGCGGCGGCCGAGAGCGGGGCAGACATCATGATGATCGAGATCGGTGGTACGGTCGGCGACATCGAGGGCCAGCCGTTCCTGGAGGCCGTGCGACAGCTCAAGTCCGAGCTGGGACCGACGCGCCTCTTTCACGTGCACCTGACGCTTCTGCCGTATCTGAAGGGATCCAAAGAGCTCAAGACCAAGCCCACACAGCACTCCGTGGGGGAATTGCGCCGTCACGGTCTGCAGCCCGATATGATCCTCGCCCGTGCGGACTACCGTGTGTCCCCTGAGTTGCTCGCCAAGATCAGCCGGTTCACGGACGTGCAGTCAGAGGCGGTGATTCCCGCACTCACCGTGAGCTCGATCTACGATGTTCCGCTGAATTTTCAGAAGTATGACATTGCGCGGATCATCGGAGAGAAACTGCAGCTCGGCGTGCTCACGCCTGACATGGCCGAGTGGGAACGCGGCCGTGAGCGCTACGAGGCGGCGACCAAGGCGGTTCCGATCGCGCTCGTCGGCAAGTACACCGATCTGGAGGATGCCTATCTCTCGGTGATCGAGGCGATCAAATCCGCAGCAGTTCATGCTGGACACAAGGCGGAAGTCACCTGGGTGGATTCCGAGTTGCTCGAGAAGCCTGCTGCAGATGCCGATGACGAAGCGCAGAAGGCTCATAAAGAGGAATGGAAGAAGCTCGAATCCTGCAAGGGGATTGTGGTTCCGGGAGGATTCGGCCTTCGTGGGATCGAAGGCAAAATCGCCGCGGCCCACTACGCGCGCGTGAACAAGATTCCGTACCTGGGGCTCTGTCTGGGGGCACAAATACTCACGATCGAGTTCGCGCGGGCGATGCTCAAGGATCCCGAGCTCACGAGCGAGGAATTTGATGAAGCGGGGAAGCTGTCGAAATCCAAGTATGTCGTGCATTTCCTCCCCGGGCAGCATGCCGGTCGCGCAAAGGGTGGAACACTCCGGCTCGGCGCGTACAAGTGCACGCTCAAGGAGGGCACCAGGGCATTCGAGGCCTACGGCACGAAAGAAATCTCCGAGCGGCACCGCCACCGCTACGAATTCAACAACGCGCTTAGAAAGAAGCTGGAAGAGAAGGGCCTCGTCTTCTCCGGCGAGTGGGAGGAGCAGGGGATCATGGAGATCGTGGAGGTGAAGGGGCACCCCTTCATGCTGGGGAGCCAGTTCCATCCGGAGTTCCAGAGCCGCCCGCACCGTCCACATCCGCTCTTCGCAGCTTTCATGAAGGCAACGGTTTCATGA
- a CDS encoding 50S ribosomal protein L25: protein MEMVPLKATARGEGSPNELRRKNTVPCILYGNKVQNAAFQCVSMELSKAYVKAGTNTLVDLDVDGKKVPVLFHEIQFDPVSGKIAHVDFYAVDLKKEIEAPVPVHFTGESLAVKEFAAVIVTVQNHVTVRCLPTALPHALEASLTKLAQLRDVLTVADLIVPAGVKVLDRADAVLVIAQEQRKEEEVVVAPAATAEGVPAEGAVAGAEGAPAAEGAAAPAAAAAPVKKEKKGKDE from the coding sequence ATGGAAATGGTTCCGCTGAAAGCAACGGCCCGAGGGGAGGGTTCCCCGAATGAGCTGAGGCGCAAGAACACCGTGCCGTGCATCCTCTACGGCAATAAGGTGCAAAATGCGGCGTTCCAGTGCGTCTCCATGGAGCTTTCGAAGGCGTACGTGAAGGCCGGGACGAATACACTTGTGGATCTCGATGTCGATGGCAAGAAGGTGCCGGTGCTCTTCCATGAGATTCAGTTCGATCCCGTTTCGGGCAAGATCGCGCACGTCGATTTCTACGCCGTAGACTTGAAGAAGGAGATTGAGGCCCCCGTACCGGTGCACTTCACGGGCGAGTCTCTCGCGGTCAAAGAGTTCGCCGCCGTCATCGTCACGGTCCAGAATCACGTCACGGTGCGCTGTCTGCCGACGGCACTCCCGCATGCGCTCGAAGCCTCGCTCACCAAGCTCGCGCAGTTGCGCGACGTTCTCACGGTTGCGGACCTGATTGTTCCGGCAGGGGTGAAGGTCTTGGATCGCGCCGATGCCGTGCTCGTGATCGCGCAGGAGCAGCGTAAGGAAGAGGAAGTCGTGGTGGCTCCGGCGGCTACGGCCGAAGGAGTACCGGCCGAGGGGGCGGTGGCGGGTGCGGAGGGCGCTCCGGCAGCGGAGGGCGCGGCAGCTCCTGCAGCTGCAGCGGCTCCGGTCAAGAAAGAGAAGAAAGGCAAAGACGAGTAA
- a CDS encoding ATP-dependent DNA helicase, whose translation MSLSYSQLRRYRTCPRQFEFSHVKKIPWGVSEGESFGGSVHNALKQWGEEEMKLFGGGLETKDKGLRTKGKGQGQGVREDQLILFREEKASVHADVTEQKLLEIWHECFVFDTYKTRLEADFARKRGEEIMRQFHGWWSQVPRKVVAVEKGFAVEIDGMHVTGRLDRIEQTEQGVSIVDFKTTAPCTQAEADADLQLSLYALAAGHLFDKPCSELVLLFLSEEGVTERTTARSPSQLKDARTQIKLIRERMEAKDFRPTPSALVCKRCPYRGICDVAAV comes from the coding sequence GTGTCCCTCTCTTACTCCCAGCTTCGACGCTATCGTACCTGCCCCCGTCAGTTTGAATTTTCGCACGTCAAAAAAATTCCGTGGGGCGTTTCGGAAGGAGAGAGTTTCGGCGGCAGCGTGCATAATGCGTTGAAGCAATGGGGCGAAGAGGAGATGAAGTTGTTCGGTGGAGGACTGGAGACGAAGGACAAAGGACTAAGGACTAAGGGAAAAGGACAAGGACAAGGGGTGCGGGAGGATCAGCTCATTCTCTTTCGCGAAGAGAAAGCGTCCGTGCACGCGGATGTAACGGAGCAGAAACTGCTGGAGATCTGGCACGAATGTTTCGTCTTCGATACGTACAAGACGCGCCTCGAGGCGGATTTCGCCCGCAAGCGGGGCGAGGAAATTATGCGGCAATTCCATGGATGGTGGTCCCAGGTTCCGCGCAAGGTCGTTGCAGTGGAGAAGGGGTTTGCAGTCGAGATTGACGGCATGCACGTGACGGGGAGGCTCGACCGCATCGAGCAGACGGAGCAGGGAGTTTCCATCGTGGATTTCAAGACCACCGCGCCCTGCACACAGGCCGAGGCCGACGCCGATCTGCAGCTTTCGCTGTACGCACTCGCCGCTGGGCACCTTTTCGACAAGCCCTGTTCCGAGCTCGTTCTCCTCTTCCTTTCGGAGGAGGGCGTGACGGAGCGGACGACCGCGCGGTCCCCCTCGCAGCTCAAAGACGCGCGCACGCAGATCAAGCTCATCCGCGAGCGCATGGAGGCGAAGGACTTTCGGCCCACCCCGAGTGCGCTAGTCTGCAAGCGGTGTCCGTACAGGGGGATTTGTGATGTGGCGGCGGTTTGA
- a CDS encoding excinuclease ABC subunit C, protein MSKKKNPKEAELKKRVAKLPAKPGVYRWLDAKGTVLYVGKALNLRKRVTSYMSKEAQLGPWKQSLMEKVTDVSVTVTRSELEALILETNLIKQKKPKYNVLMKDDKNYVYVRISLQEPFPRIDLVRKPAEDKAKYFGPYVSAFEIRETLTLLRRVFPYRTCKMGIEPAMDTLSSPRGGGTEGEGLGVRVVIKNRDRPTPCLDYHIKQCCGPCIGCVTPDAYHREAIEGVIDFLKGKTEDALALLSERMKAVARDHKFEQAAKLRDALQTIQRLSEKQIISDTSGEDADIFGVAVESGRVHVVLLKERNGKVIDESSFTLLGHAENAAEALEQFLPQYYLDAPDVPPLLLLPEDIAEQDLLEKWLTDRRGSKVMIHVPERGKKNKLLELAEENAREKVQHFETSWEAAARNVSDALKELKATLGLPTAPKRIEGPALRRIEGYDISHLSGTETVGSMSVFVDGKPKNDQYRSFTIRTMKEGDIDDYRALKEVLRRRLLHLRQDLKQEEKILKQEGIVIRKSRKADLDVITKIIKAHPQEIDDADSRSGGYLLAEQQKKIIAFCRLYQHKDKTLELASLFVDKKVRGRRLGHFLAQKLLRPLKKGKVYIEIHPELQEYYAELGFRPVHTAPPPIVAKAKRCQKRFCEKTAALFMMLEVRKSKPDVSLTSTPDLLLIDGGKGQLSAALEILGELHQPIPVIGLAKKEEEIFVPGNPGPITFAKDSPARFLLMRLRDEAHRFANAHRETRLKKRAVFSVLDSIPGIGPQTRVKLLKRFGSLEAIRAAKDEDLLKILSQSQLKTFREQL, encoded by the coding sequence GTGTCCAAGAAGAAGAACCCAAAGGAGGCTGAACTGAAGAAGCGTGTTGCCAAACTCCCCGCCAAACCCGGTGTGTACCGTTGGCTCGATGCCAAAGGCACGGTGCTCTACGTGGGCAAGGCCCTGAACCTGCGCAAGCGCGTGACGAGCTACATGAGTAAGGAGGCTCAGCTTGGACCGTGGAAGCAGTCGCTCATGGAAAAAGTGACCGACGTCTCGGTGACGGTCACCCGTTCGGAGCTGGAGGCGCTCATTCTCGAGACGAACCTCATCAAGCAGAAGAAGCCTAAGTACAACGTGCTGATGAAGGACGACAAGAACTACGTATACGTGCGAATCTCGCTACAGGAGCCATTTCCGCGCATCGACCTTGTGCGCAAACCTGCAGAGGATAAGGCCAAATATTTCGGTCCGTACGTGAGCGCCTTCGAAATCCGCGAGACCCTCACGCTGCTTCGACGCGTGTTTCCCTATCGCACGTGCAAGATGGGCATTGAGCCCGCAATGGACACACTTTCCTCCCCCCGCGGGGGAGGGACCGAGGGAGAGGGGTTAGGGGTGAGGGTTGTCATCAAAAACCGCGACCGCCCCACACCCTGCCTGGATTACCACATCAAGCAGTGTTGCGGCCCCTGCATCGGCTGCGTGACGCCCGATGCCTATCACAGAGAGGCCATCGAGGGCGTGATCGATTTTCTCAAGGGAAAGACGGAAGACGCCCTCGCACTGCTCTCGGAACGGATGAAGGCAGTCGCGCGCGACCACAAGTTCGAACAGGCGGCGAAATTGCGCGATGCGCTACAGACGATCCAGCGTCTCTCGGAGAAACAGATCATCTCAGATACATCGGGCGAAGATGCCGATATCTTCGGCGTCGCCGTGGAATCGGGTCGCGTGCACGTGGTGCTCCTCAAAGAACGGAATGGAAAAGTGATCGACGAATCTTCCTTTACTCTTCTCGGACATGCCGAGAACGCAGCCGAGGCTCTGGAGCAATTCCTGCCGCAGTACTACCTGGATGCCCCCGACGTGCCGCCGCTCCTGCTCTTGCCGGAGGACATTGCGGAGCAGGACTTGCTCGAAAAGTGGCTCACCGATCGCCGGGGTTCCAAGGTGATGATCCACGTGCCAGAGCGCGGAAAGAAAAATAAGCTCCTCGAGCTCGCCGAAGAGAACGCGCGCGAAAAAGTGCAGCACTTCGAAACGAGTTGGGAGGCTGCCGCACGCAACGTTTCGGATGCCCTGAAGGAACTGAAGGCGACGCTCGGCCTGCCGACCGCGCCCAAGCGCATCGAAGGACCTGCCCTGAGACGCATCGAAGGGTACGATATTTCGCATTTGAGCGGCACGGAAACGGTAGGGAGCATGTCCGTTTTCGTTGATGGCAAGCCAAAAAACGACCAGTACCGATCGTTCACCATCCGCACGATGAAAGAGGGGGACATCGACGACTATCGCGCGCTCAAAGAGGTGCTCAGGCGCCGGCTTCTCCACTTGAGACAGGACCTGAAGCAGGAAGAAAAGATCTTGAAGCAGGAAGGCATCGTCATCCGCAAATCCAGGAAGGCGGATCTGGACGTAATCACAAAAATCATCAAGGCACATCCGCAGGAAATCGACGATGCAGACAGCCGTTCCGGAGGATACCTCCTCGCAGAGCAGCAGAAAAAGATCATCGCGTTCTGCCGCCTGTACCAGCACAAGGATAAAACGCTGGAACTCGCTTCGCTCTTCGTGGACAAGAAGGTACGCGGCCGGAGACTGGGACATTTCCTCGCCCAAAAACTCCTCAGGCCCCTGAAGAAAGGCAAGGTCTACATCGAGATCCATCCAGAGCTGCAGGAGTACTACGCGGAATTGGGCTTCCGCCCCGTGCACACGGCCCCTCCACCCATTGTCGCGAAAGCAAAACGCTGTCAGAAGCGCTTTTGTGAAAAGACCGCCGCACTCTTCATGATGCTCGAGGTGAGGAAATCCAAGCCGGATGTATCGCTGACCTCGACTCCGGATCTCCTGCTCATCGACGGCGGCAAGGGCCAGCTGAGTGCGGCCTTGGAAATCCTCGGGGAACTGCATCAACCGATCCCTGTCATCGGGCTCGCGAAGAAAGAAGAAGAAATCTTCGTCCCGGGGAATCCGGGCCCCATCACCTTCGCAAAAGATTCGCCTGCACGCTTCCTCCTGATGCGCCTGCGCGATGAAGCGCACCGCTTCGCCAATGCGCACCGCGAAACGCGCTTGAAGAAACGCGCTGTCTTCTCGGTGTTGGATAGTATCCCGGGGATCGGCCCCCAAACGCGCGTAAAGCTCTTAAAGCGCTTTGGTTCGCTCGAAGCCATTCGGGCCGCAAAAGATGAAGATCTGCTCAAAATCCTCTCGCAGTCGCAGCTGAAAACCTTCCGCGAGCAACTCTGA
- a CDS encoding sigma 54 modulation protein/ribosomal protein S30EA codes for MNIQHFEKNFSFTGRELPTVARKIGKIATYCKRVQDAASSIRVEVERQKTRKERDQIMVMITVELPEKVLRAESRKQDVIEALDRCIEKLEPQLKRYKELKISKTKMRKRAS; via the coding sequence ATGAACATCCAGCACTTCGAGAAGAACTTCAGCTTCACCGGCCGCGAACTGCCCACCGTCGCGCGCAAAATCGGCAAGATCGCCACGTACTGCAAGCGTGTGCAGGATGCCGCCTCGTCCATCCGGGTGGAAGTGGAACGGCAGAAAACGCGGAAGGAACGCGATCAGATCATGGTGATGATCACCGTGGAGTTGCCCGAAAAAGTGCTGCGTGCGGAATCGAGAAAGCAGGACGTGATCGAGGCCTTAGACCGCTGCATCGAGAAGCTGGAACCGCAGCTAAAGCGGTACAAGGAGTTGAAGATCAGCAAGACGAAGATGCGAAAACGAGCTTCTTAG
- a CDS encoding prolyl-tRNA synthetase: MLLSHLFTRTSKDAAADAKSINAELLTRGGFINKTMAGVYSFLPLGLTVLRKIEQIVREEMDAIGGQEVLMSALAPREYWEKTGRWDKKVFEPLFHVPAAGEQEYALNPTHEEIVVPLVAQFVHSYRDLPFGCYQIQTKFRNELRAKSGILRGREFLMKDLYSFHPDAACLDRYYEKVQGAYDKIFQRLELTDRTYLTYASGGSFSPYSHEYQVLLPQGEDAIFVSIEAEKQGKRIAVNREIFDAQKTVCPVTGGKEFREERASEAANIFKLGTKFSEPFKLTFNDEKGAVHPILMGCYGIGISRLMGIIAEAFADKAGLVWPASVAPAQVLIVPLAKDEQEEPFTVAQDLYRSLSKKGVSCLLDDRLGDSVGSRLNDADLLGVPTRVVVSLKSLKAGGVEVKDRRTGKVEVLPAGKVLA; this comes from the coding sequence ATGCTCCTCTCCCACCTCTTCACCCGCACTTCCAAAGATGCCGCGGCCGATGCCAAGAGTATCAATGCCGAGCTCCTCACGCGTGGCGGTTTCATCAACAAAACGATGGCTGGCGTGTATTCCTTTCTGCCCCTGGGGCTCACGGTGCTGCGCAAGATCGAGCAAATCGTCCGCGAAGAGATGGATGCCATCGGCGGGCAGGAGGTGCTGATGTCGGCACTGGCTCCGCGCGAGTATTGGGAGAAGACGGGGCGGTGGGACAAGAAGGTCTTCGAACCACTCTTCCATGTGCCGGCTGCAGGGGAGCAGGAGTACGCCCTCAATCCCACTCATGAAGAGATCGTCGTCCCGCTCGTGGCCCAATTCGTCCATTCGTACCGTGATCTGCCCTTCGGCTGCTACCAGATCCAGACGAAGTTTCGCAATGAGCTCCGGGCCAAGTCGGGCATCCTCCGTGGACGCGAATTTCTCATGAAGGATCTCTATTCGTTCCACCCGGACGCTGCGTGCCTGGATCGGTACTACGAGAAGGTTCAGGGGGCGTACGACAAGATTTTTCAGCGGCTGGAGCTCACCGATCGCACCTATCTCACTTACGCTTCGGGTGGCTCCTTTTCGCCGTACTCCCACGAGTACCAGGTGCTCCTGCCTCAGGGGGAGGATGCCATCTTCGTCAGCATCGAGGCTGAGAAGCAGGGCAAGCGCATTGCGGTGAACCGCGAGATCTTCGACGCGCAGAAGACGGTCTGTCCCGTCACGGGTGGCAAGGAATTCCGCGAGGAGCGCGCCAGCGAGGCGGCCAATATCTTCAAGCTCGGCACGAAGTTCTCAGAACCGTTCAAGCTCACGTTCAACGATGAGAAGGGTGCCGTGCATCCGATTCTCATGGGGTGTTACGGCATCGGCATTTCGCGGCTCATGGGCATCATCGCCGAGGCCTTCGCGGATAAAGCGGGACTCGTGTGGCCCGCATCCGTCGCCCCAGCGCAGGTGCTCATCGTTCCGTTGGCGAAAGATGAGCAGGAGGAGCCCTTCACCGTGGCGCAGGATCTCTACCGTTCGCTTTCGAAGAAGGGGGTGAGCTGCCTGCTCGATGACCGGCTGGGGGATTCGGTGGGATCCCGGCTCAACGATGCGGATCTTCTGGGCGTTCCCACCCGCGTCGTCGTTTCCTTAAAGAGCCTGAAGGCGGGGGGAGTGGAAGTGAAGGACCGGAGGACGGGGAAGGTAGAGGTTCTACCGGCTGGGAAAGTGCTCGCATAG